TACGGCGCCTCCCCGGCGTACTCGCTGCGCCCGGGCTCCGTCGACCCGGTCGAGGCCGCCGCCTCGCCGTCCGTCACCGCCGTGGAGTACCCGGCGGCCGACGAGACCGCCGTGGAGATCGTGTCCTTCACCCCGGCCGAGGGCGGCGACCGCCCCGAGCTGACCGAGGCCAAGATCGTCGTCTCCGGCGGCCGCGGCGTCGCGTCCGCCGAGGGCTTCGCCGACGTCGTCGAGCCGATGGCCGACGCCCTGGGTGCCGCGGTCGGCGCCTCCCGCGCCGCCGTCGACGCCGACTACTACCCGGGCCAGTTCCAGGTCGGCCAGACCGGCAAGACCGTGTCCCCGGACCTGTACGTCGCCCTGGGCATTTCCGGCGCCATCCAGCACAAGGCCGGCATGCAGACCTCCAAGACCGTCGTCGCCGTCAACAAGGACGAGGAGGCGCCGATCTTCGAGATCGCCGACTTCGGCATCGTCGGCGACCTGTTCAAGGTCGCCCCGCAGGCCACCGAGGAGATCAAGAAGGCCTAGTCCTTCCGCCGCCGGCTTCCGGCCGGCCCCGGCTCTCCCGGACCCCGCGCAGGGGCCGCCCGCTTCATGCGGGCGGCCCCTTTCGCATGCCCGCCGCGCTAATCTGTCCGGGATGTCCAGCACCGCACAGTCCCGCCGCACGGGTCCCGCCGCCCGCCACCACCTCGATCACGCCGCCACGTCGCCGCTGCGCCCGGAGGCCCGCGAGGCGATGGTCGCGGCGCTCGGCGCGGGCAACCCGAATGCGCAGTACGCGGAGGGCCGGGCGGCGCGGAAGATCCTGGAGGAGGCCCGCGAGTCCATTGCCGCCGACCTGGGGGCGGAGCCCGTGGAGGTGGTGTTCGTCTCCGGCGGCACCGAGGCCGACAATCTCGGCGTCCGCGGCCTCTACCTCGCCGGCGCGGCGCGGGCGGGCGCGCCCGGGACGGTGGTTTCCACGCCGGTGGAGCACGATGCCGTCCGCAAGGCCGTCGCGCATCTGGCCGAGCACCATGGCGCGCGCGTCCTCGAGGCCCCGGTGGATGCCGGGGGCCGGGTCGCGGTGGGGGAGCTTGGGTTGCTTTGCGACGCCCACGCCGGACCCCATCACGTCTGGACCTGCCAGTGGGCGAACAACGAGACCGGCGCGATCCAGCCGATCGGGGAGTTCATCGCCGCCGCCGGGGAGCATGATGCCCCGGTCCACGTCGACGCGGTCCAGGCGGTCGGGCACGTGCCGGTGGACTTCCGGGGCAGCGGCGCCGCGACGTTGGCTGCCTCGGCCCACAAGTTCGGCGGCCCCCGCGGCATCGGCGCGCTGCTGGTGCGGCGCGCCACGTCGCTCACCGCGTTGAACGCGGGTGGCGGCCAGGAGCGGGGACTGCGCTCGGGCACCCCCGACGTCGCCGCGGCCGCCGGCATGGCCGCCGCGCTGAGGGCCGCGACGGCGGCGATGGACGAGGAGCGGCGGGCCGTCGCCACTCTCAGGGACCGTCTGTTGGCGGGCCTCCGCGACATCGACGGCGTGGTGCTGCACACCTCGGAGCCCGCGCTGCCGGGGCACCTGCACGTCAGCGTGACGGGTGCGGAGGGTGACAGCCTGATCATGCTGCTCGACGCCGCGGGCATCTCCGCCGCGACCGGGTCGGCCTGCGCCGCCGGGGTCAACCGCGCCAGCCACGTGCTGGAGGCGATGGGCGTCGACGTCGCGGTGTCGCGCGGGGCGCTGCGGCTGACCCTCGGCTGGAATTCCACCGGCGCGGACGTCGATGCGGTGCTGTCCGTGCTGGGTGATACCGTCGCACGGGCGCGCGCGGCGGGAATGGCCTGATCGGGCGCGGCGTTCAACGGGAAAAGACGTTCACGGGGAGGTAGCGCGATGCGTGTTTTGGCGGCGATGAGCGGTGGCGTGGATTCGGCGGTCGCGGCGGCGCGGCTGGTCGACGCCGGCCATGACGTCGTCGGCGTGCACCTGGCGCTGGCCAAGGACCCCGTCACCCTGCGCGCCGGCGCCCGCGGCTGCTGCTCTCTGGAGGATTCCGGCGACGCCCGCCGCGTCGCCGACCTGCTGGGCATCCCGTTCTACGTGTGGGACTTCTCGGAGCGGTTCCGCGCCGAGGTCGTGGACGACTTCATCGATTCCTACGCGCGCGGCGAGACCCCCAACCCGTGCCTGCGCTGCAACGAGCGCATCAAGTTCCAGGCGCTGCTCGACCGCGGCCTGGCGCTGGGCTTCGATGCCGTGGCCACGGGGCATTACGCGCTCGTCGACGAAGAGGGGCGGCTGCGCCGCGCGGGTGACCAGGCGAAGGACCAGTCCTACGTGCTCGGCGTGCTCAACCGCGAGCAGCTGGCGCATTCGATGTTCCCCATCGGCGACACCGAGAAGCCGGAGATCCGGGCGGAGGCCGCGGCGCGCGGCATCACCATCGCCAACAAGCCCGACTCCACCGACATCTGCTTCATCCCCGACGGCGACACGCAGGCGTTCCTGGGCCGCCACATCCCGCGCCGGCCGGGCGCCGTCGTCGACTCGGTGACGGGGGAGAAGCTCGCCGACCACGACGGCGTCGACGCCTTCACCATCGGCCAGCGCAAGGGCCTGGGCCTGCCGGGGCCCGCGCCCGACGGGAAGCCGCGCTACGTCACGGGCATGGACGTCGCCACCGGCACCGTCACCGTGGGGCGCCGGGAGGACCTCGACGTCGGCGTCCTCTCCGTCGACCGGGCGGTGTGGCTGGACGCCGGTGCCCCGCCCGCGGCATTCGACGCGGAAGTGCAGGTCCGGGCCCATGGCCGCCCGGTTCCGTGCCGCGTCGGGTGGACCGGCGCCGTCGACGACGCGGGCACCGGCGGGTCGTTCGAGTGCACCCTGCTCGAGCCGCTGCGCGGCGTCGCCCCGGGCCAGGCCGCGGTGCTCTACCGCCCGGACGCCGGCGGCGACGTCGTGCTCGGTTCCGGCACCATCACGTCCACGGAGGCGACCCGATGACCGCCTTCCGGGGCCTCGGGCCCATGCCGGGCACCGACGTCCGCGCCGCCGCCGAGATCCTCGCGGGCGAGTGCGGTGCCGCCCCGCATCTGCCCATCCTCGCCGACCGGGGCCTGGGCGCCGACGCCATCGGCCGCACCGGCGCGATCTGCGCCGACCTCGATCTCGACGCCGGGCCGCGGTCGTGGCGCATCGCCGACCGCGGCGGGCGCGCCGTGTCGCTGGCCGCCGATCATCTCGAACGCGACCTCGACGCGTGCGAGGAGTTCTGGGGGACCACCCCGGAGACGGTGACGGTGCCCATCGTCGGCCCGTGGACGTTGGCGGCGGCCATCGAGCTGCCCGGCGGCCACCGGATGCTGGTCGACCGCGGCGCCGTGGCCTACCTGGCGGCGTCGCTCGCGGAGGGGCTGGCGGCCCACGTCGCCGAGGTGCGCAGGCGGTTCGGCGCGGAGGTGGGCGTCGTCATGCACGAGCCCGCCGCGCCCGCCGTCGCCGCGGGCCTGGTGGAGGGGGCGGTCGCGGGCACAACGCTGCCCGCGGTGGGGTACCGCGAGATGGCGGAGCAGTGGCGCACGCTGACCGACGACGCCGCCGGGCTGCCGGGGATCACCCTGGCGCTGCCCGGGATCGGCGCGTCGCTGGAGAAGGCGCTGCCGGAATCCGGCGCGTCGGGCCTCGCCCTGCCGATCGGGAAGATCCGCGGGTCGGAGATGCTCGACCGGGTCGGGCGCCTGCGCGCGGCCGGGCTGGACCTGACGCTCGGCGCCGTGCCCGCCCGGCCCGGGGCCACCGACGAGCACACCGGCGCCCACCTGGAGCCGGACGCGCGGGACATCGCCGAGCGCATCGCCCGGCTGTGGGACGAGCTGTCCTTCCCGCGCGTCGACCTCGTCGATCATGTGGACATCACCGTCGACCGCGATTTCGCCGCCGCCCCCGCGTCGTGGGTCGCCCCCGCATACGCGGGCGGGCGCCGCACCGCGGAATTGATCTCGCGGGCGGCGGGGGACCTGTAGCGTCAGCGCGCCATCGACTCCAGGAGCTTGACGACGGCCGGCGCATCCCGCAGATCCTCGACGATCGCGGTGCCGTCGGGGAGGTCATCGTCGGTGAAATACGGCGTGGCCAGGCGATTGACGTTGACCATCGCCGCGGTGAGGTCCGACGCCGTGTGGCGGCCGGTGGTCACGCCCACGAACCCGATGCCGTTTTCCAGTGCCGCCGCGGCATCCGCCGGGGTGTCGCCCACGGCGACGACGGGGCCGCGGCCGCCCCATTCCATCAGAGCGACCCGCAGCAGCTCCGACCTGTCGACCTCGTAGTCGCCGAAGGCCGAGAAGCGCGGCGCCATGAACTCCGACAGGTGGGCGTGGCGCAGCTTCAGCCAGCCGGTCTCGGCCATGTTGCCCGAGACCACCGTCTGCGAATGCCCCGACCGGGCCAGCGCCGACACCACGGCCCGCACGCCCGGCAGGACGGAACCCCGCCATTCGGCGACGGCGCAGGCGTCGGCGAGGTCGGTCAGGAAATCCCCGAGGACCGCATCGCCCGGCTGCGCGCCGAGCACGGAACCCCAGATGTCGGCGTCCGTGCGCCCGGCGAAGGTCAGGTCCGCGGGGCGCTCGATGCCGCGCTCCGCCAACAGCCGGTCCGCCTCGGCGTGGCCGAAGCCGGCGTTGTCGATGAGCGTCAGATCGATGTCCCAGATGACGAGCACGGGTACTCCCTTATGTGGCAAGCGCGTGGCGGCATCAGGTTACTGCCTCGCCCGTCCGGCCGGTCCGACGGCCCCCGCCGGGGTGCTACGGTGCTCGGGCAAGGAATCGGCGCCAGGGAATCCGGTGGGAATCCGGAACTGTCGCGCAGCGGTGAGAGGGCCCATCCCCCGCACGATGCCACTGGACCGGCGCATGGCCGTCCGGGAAGGCGCGCGGGAGTCGACCTCGAGTCCGAAGACCCGCCGGTTCGACGTCCACGCCGCGCCCCGCGTCAGGGTGACGGCGGTGTTCCACGAAGGTGGGCCCCTTGAACAAGCTCGCGCTCCGCGCCGTCCCGACCGCCATCGCCGCATCGATGGCCCTGCTCCTGGTTTCCTGCTCCGTCGGCGGCGGTGGCGCGGATTCCGCCGCCAAGCCCGGCGGCGAGACGACCGTCGTCAACTGCGGGAAGGAAACCCCGTATCCGGCGGACCCGAAGATGCTCGCGTACGACTCCGGGATCATCTCGATCGCGCTGTCCGCCGGCGCGCGCGACAACCTCGACGCCGTGGCCGCCATCGGCAAGGACCGCGACACCCTCGCGGCGAAGTACGGCGCCGACGTGATCGGCGGGCTGAACGAAATCGCCGAGAAGCAGCCGACCCTCGAGCAGATCGTCGCGGCCCAGC
This genomic stretch from Corynebacterium hansenii harbors:
- a CDS encoding electron transfer flavoprotein subunit alpha/FixB family protein, which gives rise to MTDVLVLVDHTDGELKNTTAELLTAARAFGTPAAVVVGKPGTAESFAETLGKYGAGEILAAESDEAGKHLITPEVNVLVGLASEREVPVLVAASAAGKEIAGRVAALTGSGVLSDVIEIKDDRTAVYSIFGGEFTVEGAGYGASPAYSLRPGSVDPVEAAASPSVTAVEYPAADETAVEIVSFTPAEGGDRPELTEAKIVVSGGRGVASAEGFADVVEPMADALGAAVGASRAAVDADYYPGQFQVGQTGKTVSPDLYVALGISGAIQHKAGMQTSKTVVAVNKDEEAPIFEIADFGIVGDLFKVAPQATEEIKKA
- a CDS encoding cysteine desulfurase family protein: MSSTAQSRRTGPAARHHLDHAATSPLRPEAREAMVAALGAGNPNAQYAEGRAARKILEEARESIAADLGAEPVEVVFVSGGTEADNLGVRGLYLAGAARAGAPGTVVSTPVEHDAVRKAVAHLAEHHGARVLEAPVDAGGRVAVGELGLLCDAHAGPHHVWTCQWANNETGAIQPIGEFIAAAGEHDAPVHVDAVQAVGHVPVDFRGSGAATLAASAHKFGGPRGIGALLVRRATSLTALNAGGGQERGLRSGTPDVAAAAGMAAALRAATAAMDEERRAVATLRDRLLAGLRDIDGVVLHTSEPALPGHLHVSVTGAEGDSLIMLLDAAGISAATGSACAAGVNRASHVLEAMGVDVAVSRGALRLTLGWNSTGADVDAVLSVLGDTVARARAAGMA
- the mnmA gene encoding tRNA 2-thiouridine(34) synthase MnmA; the encoded protein is MRVLAAMSGGVDSAVAAARLVDAGHDVVGVHLALAKDPVTLRAGARGCCSLEDSGDARRVADLLGIPFYVWDFSERFRAEVVDDFIDSYARGETPNPCLRCNERIKFQALLDRGLALGFDAVATGHYALVDEEGRLRRAGDQAKDQSYVLGVLNREQLAHSMFPIGDTEKPEIRAEAAARGITIANKPDSTDICFIPDGDTQAFLGRHIPRRPGAVVDSVTGEKLADHDGVDAFTIGQRKGLGLPGPAPDGKPRYVTGMDVATGTVTVGRREDLDVGVLSVDRAVWLDAGAPPAAFDAEVQVRAHGRPVPCRVGWTGAVDDAGTGGSFECTLLEPLRGVAPGQAAVLYRPDAGGDVVLGSGTITSTEATR
- a CDS encoding methionine synthase, whose product is MTAFRGLGPMPGTDVRAAAEILAGECGAAPHLPILADRGLGADAIGRTGAICADLDLDAGPRSWRIADRGGRAVSLAADHLERDLDACEEFWGTTPETVTVPIVGPWTLAAAIELPGGHRMLVDRGAVAYLAASLAEGLAAHVAEVRRRFGAEVGVVMHEPAAPAVAAGLVEGAVAGTTLPAVGYREMAEQWRTLTDDAAGLPGITLALPGIGASLEKALPESGASGLALPIGKIRGSEMLDRVGRLRAAGLDLTLGAVPARPGATDEHTGAHLEPDARDIAERIARLWDELSFPRVDLVDHVDITVDRDFAAAPASWVAPAYAGGRRTAELISRAAGDL
- a CDS encoding HAD family hydrolase, translating into MLVIWDIDLTLIDNAGFGHAEADRLLAERGIERPADLTFAGRTDADIWGSVLGAQPGDAVLGDFLTDLADACAVAEWRGSVLPGVRAVVSALARSGHSQTVVSGNMAETGWLKLRHAHLSEFMAPRFSAFGDYEVDRSELLRVALMEWGGRGPVVAVGDTPADAAAALENGIGFVGVTTGRHTASDLTAAMVNVNRLATPYFTDDDLPDGTAIVEDLRDAPAVVKLLESMAR